Proteins from one Gimesia maris genomic window:
- a CDS encoding aminotransferase class IV, whose translation MTQNLVYLNGEYVPAAEAKISIFDGAISLGMTVTESTRTFAHQPFRLRDHLERLYVSLKAARFDAGMTLDEMEQLTLEVWEKNRPHYPANTDAWIIHNITPGQWVPSSGQKPPESKPTVMIVTLPLDLSYWAEFYRTGCHAVTPFTRVQPAQSLDSRIKNRSRFIYTMAESEVKLVDPMAQSLILDTDGFLSENKGGNFFLVTKGCIKTPSTINCLNGISRQTIFQLADQLQIPIEECQLLPYDVTTADEAFFTSTPYCIMPATKFNGITVGTGEVGPITRNLIRAWSQRVGLDIQEQAQQSLA comes from the coding sequence ATGACGCAGAATCTGGTCTATCTCAATGGTGAATATGTTCCCGCTGCTGAAGCGAAAATTTCGATCTTTGATGGCGCGATCAGCCTCGGCATGACCGTCACCGAATCCACGCGTACCTTCGCCCACCAGCCTTTTCGCCTGCGGGATCATCTGGAACGTCTCTACGTCAGTCTCAAAGCAGCCCGCTTCGACGCCGGAATGACGCTGGACGAAATGGAGCAGCTCACCCTCGAAGTCTGGGAGAAAAACAGACCACACTATCCTGCCAACACCGATGCCTGGATCATTCATAACATTACTCCCGGTCAATGGGTTCCCTCCAGTGGACAGAAGCCGCCGGAATCCAAACCCACCGTCATGATCGTCACGCTGCCTCTCGACCTTTCTTACTGGGCTGAATTCTATCGAACAGGCTGTCATGCCGTTACTCCCTTCACCCGCGTGCAACCGGCTCAATCGCTGGATTCCCGGATCAAAAACCGCAGCCGCTTCATCTACACCATGGCCGAATCCGAAGTCAAACTGGTCGACCCGATGGCACAAAGTCTGATTCTCGATACCGACGGCTTCCTCTCCGAAAACAAAGGCGGCAACTTTTTCCTCGTGACCAAAGGCTGTATTAAAACGCCCAGTACCATCAACTGCCTGAATGGCATCAGCCGCCAGACCATCTTCCAACTGGCAGATCAACTTCAAATTCCCATCGAGGAATGCCAGCTGCTCCCCTACGATGTCACCACTGCCGACGAAGCATTTTTCACCAGCACTCCTTACTGCATCATGCCCGCTACAAAATTTAATGGCATCACTGTCGGAACCGGCGAAGTCGGCCCGATCACCAGAAATCTCATCAGAGCCTGGAGTCAGCGCGTGGGCCTCGACATCCAGGAGCAGGCGCAACAGTCGCTTGCCTGA